A stretch of the Notamacropus eugenii isolate mMacEug1 chromosome 2, mMacEug1.pri_v2, whole genome shotgun sequence genome encodes the following:
- the LRRC10B gene encoding leucine-rich repeat-containing protein 10B isoform X1 translates to MGIAESTLDELPSDVAEQLSNGEQLLELSGRRLRRLPASVCALLGLQRLYISGTGLRELPDEIEELRELRILALDFNKLEHVPEALCRLPRLSRLYLGSNRLLGLPADFAQLQSLRCLWLEGNYVRRFPRALLRMPALQSLQLGDNRLRGLPAELPSMVGLRGLWLYGNRLEVFPNVLLRMGRLRILDVDRNQLGGFPDLRPLRALRVFSYDHNPVTGPPRVLDTVFLVGEGAVERMAERDEPPPAPRPPRPRPAPAQVPGPPPNVSSEKEGEKEGEEEEDEEEDCPNLEQNVEEEEEEVLEGTALCARRKPPGLGIPSKGEPT, encoded by the coding sequence ATGGGCATCGCTGAGTCCACGCTGGACGAGCTGCCGTCGGACGTGGCGGAGCAGCTGAGCAACGGCGAGCAGCTCTTGGAGCTGAGCGGGCGGCGGCTGCGGCGCCTGCCCGCCTCGGTGTGCGCCCTGCTCGGCCTGCAGAGGCTCTACATCAGTGGCACGGGCCTGCGCGAGCTGCCCGACGAGATCGAGGAGCTGCGCGAGCTGCGCATCCTGGCGCTGGACTTCAACAAGCTGGAGCACGTGCCCGAGGCACTGTGCCGCCTGCCGCGCCTCAGCCGTCTGTACCTGGGCAGCAACCGGCTGCTCGGGCTGCCCGCCGACTTCGCGCAGCTGCAGAGCCTGCGCTGTCTGTGGCTCGAGGGCAACTACGTGCGGCGCTTCCCGCGCGCGCTGCTCCGCATGCCGGCGCTGCAGTCCCTGCAACTGGGCGACAACCGGCTGCGCGGCCTGCCCGCCGAGCTGCCCAGCATGGTGGGCCTGCGAGGCCTCTGGCTCTACGGCAACCGCCTCGAGGTGTTCCCCAACGTGCTGCTGCGAATGGGCCGCTTGCGCATCCTCGACGTGGACCGCAATCAACTGGGCGGCTTCCCCGACCTGCGGCCGCTCCGCGCGCTCCGCGTCTTCTCCTACGACCACAACCCAGTCACTGGGCCCCCGCGGGTCCTCGACACAGTTTTCCTAGTGGGTGAGGGCGCTGTCGAGCGCATGGCCGAGCGGGACGAGCCTCCGCCGGCTCCCCGGCCGCCGCGCCCCCGTCCAGCCCCAGCCCAGGTGCCGGGTCCGCCTCCCAACGTGAGCtctgagaaggagggggagaaggagggggaagaggaggaggacgaggaggaggactGCCCGAATCTCGAGCAGAAcgtggaggaagaagaggaggaggtgcTAGAAGGGACTGCGCTCTGTGCAAGGCGCAAACCCCCAGGTCTAGGGATCCCCAGCAAAGGCGAGCCCACTTGA
- the LRRC10B gene encoding leucine-rich repeat-containing protein 10B isoform X2, whose protein sequence is MGIAESTLDELPSDVAEQLSNGEQLLELSGRRLRRLPASVCALLGLQRLYISGTGLRELPDEIEELRELRILALDFNKLEHVPEALCRLPRLSRLYLGSNRLLGLPADFAQLQSLRCLWLEGNYVRRFPRALLRMPALQSLQLGDNRLRGLPAELPSMVGLRGLWLYGNRLEVFPNVLLRMGRLRILDVDRNQLGGFPDLRPLRALRVFSYDHNPVTGPPRVLDTVFLVGEGAVERMAERDEPPPAPRPPRPRPAPAQVPGPPPNVSSEKEGEKEGEEEEDEEEDCPNLEQNVEEEEEEAPQGTWTPVTADLSSCPLTAWGT, encoded by the exons ATGGGCATCGCTGAGTCCACGCTGGACGAGCTGCCGTCGGACGTGGCGGAGCAGCTGAGCAACGGCGAGCAGCTCTTGGAGCTGAGCGGGCGGCGGCTGCGGCGCCTGCCCGCCTCGGTGTGCGCCCTGCTCGGCCTGCAGAGGCTCTACATCAGTGGCACGGGCCTGCGCGAGCTGCCCGACGAGATCGAGGAGCTGCGCGAGCTGCGCATCCTGGCGCTGGACTTCAACAAGCTGGAGCACGTGCCCGAGGCACTGTGCCGCCTGCCGCGCCTCAGCCGTCTGTACCTGGGCAGCAACCGGCTGCTCGGGCTGCCCGCCGACTTCGCGCAGCTGCAGAGCCTGCGCTGTCTGTGGCTCGAGGGCAACTACGTGCGGCGCTTCCCGCGCGCGCTGCTCCGCATGCCGGCGCTGCAGTCCCTGCAACTGGGCGACAACCGGCTGCGCGGCCTGCCCGCCGAGCTGCCCAGCATGGTGGGCCTGCGAGGCCTCTGGCTCTACGGCAACCGCCTCGAGGTGTTCCCCAACGTGCTGCTGCGAATGGGCCGCTTGCGCATCCTCGACGTGGACCGCAATCAACTGGGCGGCTTCCCCGACCTGCGGCCGCTCCGCGCGCTCCGCGTCTTCTCCTACGACCACAACCCAGTCACTGGGCCCCCGCGGGTCCTCGACACAGTTTTCCTAGTGGGTGAGGGCGCTGTCGAGCGCATGGCCGAGCGGGACGAGCCTCCGCCGGCTCCCCGGCCGCCGCGCCCCCGTCCAGCCCCAGCCCAGGTGCCGGGTCCGCCTCCCAACGTGAGCtctgagaaggagggggagaaggagggggaagaggaggaggacgaggaggaggactGCCCGAATCTCGAGCAGAAcgtggaggaagaagaggaggag GCCCCACAGGGTACCTGGACCCCAGTAACAGCTGACCTGAGTAGCTGCCCACTCACTGCTTGGGGGACTTGA